The nucleotide sequence TAAACTTTTTAGGCATATGATAAGCTATATTTGGTTATCGGATATATCATTACAAAGAGGGTAGTGTTTGGTGGTGAAGAGGTGCTCAACTAGGCTACTTAAAAGCATTGTATAAAATATAAATCGAGACAGATGAACAGATCTTTTcatgtaattattattatttgttgtgGAATTTCTCTTGGACTACATACACTTATCTCAGTTGCAGTGTTCATAAGATTGAAACCCTAAAATGTGAGCATTAGTCTGCGGTTAGAATCTGGCTGcaaaatcttttaattatctaccAAATCTTTTACAAATATGCCTAATGTGTTAAACATAATATGGAACATTTGTAGATTAAAGCTTTTTAAGCTTTTTAAACCAATTTTCTGCCTTTTTTAACCTATTAAaacttcattcttttttttttatctggttttattttaatttttcaatttatgtgtttgttgagtatTTATCGAAAACCAAGCTTTAACATGACATTTTCATTTTTATGAATATATTTATATTGTTGTTTCTTAAATTTATTAGGAAAAATGGTAAACAAACAAAGACAATTAGAACCAAAGCAAGAACTAATTAGCCTAAGACAATACGGATCACACTCATAATTTGTAAAAGATAACAATTCAGTAAATGTCATTCTCTATATACAATACAAATGATACAGTTTACATGAAGATCCGATATACGCCATATTTGTACATTTAAAAACAGTAATAAGAAGTAAGAACAGCTAGCTAATGCAGTTGATATAGGCATCTTTGCTTCATTTTTTCCAAGTTAAAAGCTGATTACTCACGTTATCTTCATGTGAAAATAATAGGTAAAAACCGTTAAATGATttgatatatttgactaaattatcatctaatggTTTTCACCTATtatttttgtatgaaaacaacTCCATATGGATAGCCACCAAGTTAAAACCCAATTCTTTTGCATCACCAAAACAACACAGCAGAACTACAGTCACAAAGATCTTCCTAGAAATCAATGAAGGGCATATATAAAGGCATTGCCTCCATAGATCTTTAGATTACAAATTTACAAATCACCAATAGAACCTTAACAGAAAATACTCCCTGAAGGTTTAACACCTCTCTCCCAAAACAAGCCATGGATTTGTTAACAAAGGGTGCAAAGTTATCCCACCACACCGCCAACGCCTGACCTTCTATTTCCCGGCATACCAGTTTTGAGCACACTTGGCGTCCACAGAGAGGCCGACTTTAAGAATATTCTTGCCATTAAAGGGCTTTGACATGCATTCAACCACTATGGCTTTCGCAACCTCAGCCGACTCTGTTGGCCCTTCCAATATGACTTCATCATGAACCTGCTTCGTCATTACACATGCTTGAGCATATATATGGAACAAGAAAGTTTATAACCAAATCTTACAAAACTAGATGAATGGATTCTTCTTCATTATAGCAATCCAATACTAAAAACGTCGTCGATTTTCTCATGTTATTCGACGAAAGAATCCATAACCTAACTTAACCAATCCCATTTTCTTCAACATAAGTAgaatatattattataatttttaaaaaatcgaaACTCAAATTGATGAAACTACTTGAAAAGAACTTAATAAAAAGATATAAGCACATACTGTTGTACAAAAAAGGGAGAATATTCAAGAAATAAACACTAACCTGTAGAAGTAACTTCCATCCAAGGTCCTTCAACTGTTCATTATTCCAAATTTGTAACATAGCACACATGGCAACATCTGCTGCACTACCCTGTTGCATTcaacaaataaagaaaagtaagaagAGAAAGCTCCGTAGATAGAGATCGATCAGTACGCGTTTCAAGAGTATTATAACTGGTCTTCAAACTTGAAAGTATAGTAGAGTACTACAGCATTGATGCATTTTTAGAGAATTAAGGACCTGCACTGGAGTATTAATAGCTGCTCGCTCGATGTGACCTTTCTGATAGTTGGTAGCTTGGTCAACCGAAGGGAACCGACGACATCGCCCAAGCAATGTGTAAACACAACTAGACTCGAGAGCTTCTTTCTTACGTTCCTCTTGCCATTTCAGCACCTCTTTTCGATCATTGTACCAAAGGTCAACTGTTTTCTTCGCTTCTTTCACAGAAACCTAAGAAAAATATGTGCAATCTTGTTAAGATAATCAAACCACTCACCCCATGTAAATCCTTTACAGTAAGTCAGAGTTTGGGGTACCTTCCAATCCTTAGAAAGCCCGATTGGCGTCTTTCCATATGCAATCGAGAAGTTAAGCATTTTAGCTTTCCTTCTTTCAGAAGCAAAGGCATCCTGAAATGAAATATGTCAAAATAAATCCAATAAGTCAAAATGAAATGCAAGGTTATTAGCATCGACATGTTGAAAGTCGATTTACCTTCAGGAGTGGAACTGGGGGTTTGTCTTCACCAGGCTGAGGATGCCACTCAAGAAGCACTTGCTTCTCGTTAACTGCATCACAAATATACGGGTACATATTCATTGCAGTTCTTGAATGGAAATCTCCGCCAGCTTCAAAGGCTTCCAACATGCTCTTACAGTTAGCAAGATGTGCAAGGATCCTAAGTTCCAactgaaaaaaaagaaagagaaacctACATCAGTTGAATGAATTTTCTTCTTGTTTGTTGAATTATAATGGGAACGTAAACTACTAACCTGACCGTAATCAGCAACTATGAGAGAATTCCCAGGAGCAGCTATGAATGCTTGACGAATTTTGTAACGGTCCTTTTCCAGAGCGGGTTGATTCTGATTACGAATTATATGTGAGTCGGATTAAACATGTTGCATTAAGAAAGCCAATGCTCAAACTAGTCCATGAGATATCCATATTTGAATGTTGGTTCAAATATTCATAATGCATCTACCTAATTCTAAGCTCAAATTATTGTAATAAATTTGCTGAGAATGCAACAAAACCAAATAGCCAACAGCTAAGTGTTGTCCCACTAGGTGACATCGACTATATGAATCAAACGATACTAAAACGACCTatcatatataaaatataaaacattTAAAAAGAATCTTGTAAGTCTAGGGAGTGGAGTTAGAAGAACCTGCAGACTCGGCCTTCTTGCTGATAAGCGTCCTGTCTCGGTATTGATATTTATGGAACAATGAATACGGTGGTCCTTTCCTAATATATTGCGTCCCTGCGACGGAAAACAAATGAAGCTAATGCATAgaagatataaaaaataaataaaaaataacaattgTTCCAAAAGAGTTCAAGATACACATACAATCTATGAATGCTATGATATACCATCCTCTCGAAGATATGCAAAAACAAATATGTACTAGCCTTCGGATACATTTGAAACAACTTTTACTGGGATAATTTGATAAACAAAACCAGACTAGCAAAAGAAaacaatacaaaaattttgtaagaaaaaagagaaattacCTGCAAGGGAAGGATGAAGTTAGAAATCAGAGAATCAATTGAACAGACTTCACATAAAGAAGCAATTGCATGGCAGGCTTCTCTcccttcttccattgttggaaAAGCAGCAAGGGCTGTTCCGTAAGCAGATTTTTCTATTTCTACAGGTTTAACTTCAGTTTGATAAGAATTTCGAAAATCATCATCAAGTTCCAAGTCACAATCGTCATCAAAGACATCAAAGTCATATTCCGCAGAAACTTTGCCAGCCAAGACCTTCAAAGCATCACCACTAACTGAGGGCCAACCACTACTCGTGTACATCTCAGTCCGCAGGGGATAGCCAATGCTAGTCAACTTAATATCACGATATTTTGTTGGagtcttctttccttcttcaatCACTTTATCAACATTGGGAATTTTGAAAATCCGCTCAGTCGGGATCATCTCGTCATGGTTTCTCCTGTAACGGATAAGCAGCAATGAGACAATGAATTTTACTAATGTATATAATTTAACCAGTTGATTGCAAACAgcaaagaataaaaaagaaatgcAAATATTTTCTCCTCCAACAGATGAGTCAGAGAATAAGTTTGGAGTGACTTCTATTCTATGGAAGAGTAATGACACCAAATTTACATGAATGTAAAAGGTAGAAAGCAGACTTTAGAGAGCATGGAAGTAATAATTTTATAGATTTCAATTGAATTATTTCAAGAATTCAAGCTAAGAAGAATGAGGTAAAAGCAGTTATGCCCCAAAATAAGAAACTAAGGAATAGAAAATTTGACACAATTATGATGATATTAACAAAACAAAGATCTCTTGGTTCTTCAAAACTTAACTGTATGAGAAAAATTTTCAAGATCCAAATTCTCATTTTATAAGGTAGAAAAAGTGCTGCACAAGAGATTTATATAATGTGCACCTGTTAACCGTGCCACCAAAGAGCAGTATCCGCAACTGTACATCACTCCCCACATTCATATACTTGGCATCAGGGCAATATCTAGATGCCCATTTTCGGAATCTATTAACAGCGGCCTCTTGCTGTGCTTTAGCCACTTTTTCAATCTCTTGAAGATGAAACTGATCAACTAGCACTCCCTCAGATTCCATTTTCACTAGAAGCTCACCGAATGGCTGCCAATATTCCTTATAGAAATCATACATAGTTTTATTTGAAACACATACTCCATCGAATTTCCAAGGCATATCCGATAGATGATTCTTTAGACTCTCATAAAGCTTTAGAGTGCTTCTAGCATCCAAGGATGAGTAACATATCCAAGGTATACGTTCATCTCTTTGAAGCACTTCAACGGGAGCAATATTAATGATTTTACCCTCTGAACCATCTTTCTTCACCTTTTTCTGACCAAATATAGTTTTCATTGACACCTTACCAATCAAATCCTTTTCACAAGTCAGCGTAGTCCTAGACATGACCTCTTTGTCACCTGTAAGTGCTTCAAGAGAATAACCACCGACCCAACGTCTTGATGAATCCCACAGTCGTGCCATGTGCATTGTGTCAGCATAAAATCCAGAAACCTTAAATCCGTAGTTCTCTATAACATGACAATCAAAGCTATAGTTATGCCAGACCTACAAAAAGCACCATTGACTTAGacatttcaaaatttattttcaacatAAGTCACAAAGCCAATGTGAGTTTGTGATGCAAGATCTGTTGTATCAATTTTTTATGGAATGAAAAATGCTTCACTAAAAAGGCATGAACCCTTCTACATGAAACATGAAAAGATAAAGAAGAACAATCGTTTCACCAATTACTTAGTTCATTACAGAACAAGGGATGAACACTTGCAAGGCTGAAAATTTCTTCACATGGTTCATCAATAAGAGTAGAGGCGCACGGACTGCACTCACTTGAACAAGAGGATCTGATATCACATCAAGGATCAATTTATCTTTAAACTTGGGCTATCGGATGGGAAAAGGTATGGTTTTATCTCTCTAAAAGAATCATTTACACAGGTGAAATCAAGCCATTAAGGCTTACGAGGTGCTACATGTCGAGAAGAGTAATAGGGTAAAGAATATAGACAGAAGGCAGGACAATATGAAAGAAAAGTTCACCTTTTTTATGGACGGATCTTTAAAAAACTTCGCAAATTTATCAAAAATCTCTTGGCCCCCACCATCAAGAACATCTACCCAGATACAGGATTTTCCACCTCCAAAATCAGCTTCTGGTCCTGAATATATACTGAAGCATATTATCTCTCCATGATCTACAGGTGTTTCTTGCTTGACATCTATCTTGGCCACCTATGAAccgagaaaaagaaaatattatgtGCCTAAAAATTGTGAATACAAATTGCCAAGAAACTCGTACAATTTTTAATGTGCAATGAATTGAAGAAAGATTATAATAAAATGATAGGAAAATTTCCAATGAATTTATGTTCAGAGTATACAGGTGTTAGAAAAAGATGAAATCATGAACACCACTGCAACCAGGGAACGACCATAACAAAAGTTAGCACAGTCAAGGTTTATACCTCAGTATCACAAGCATGAATAAGATGCCTGTAATTTACTGTAAGCATCTTTGCTACTTTCTCTGCAAGAGA is from Arachis ipaensis cultivar K30076 chromosome B01, Araip1.1, whole genome shotgun sequence and encodes:
- the LOC107631514 gene encoding DNA polymerase I A, chloroplastic/mitochondrial produces the protein MAMGLSTHRTPLIRPYCPSCFRVALSFFASQSHHNRRKNNILQISTSYRNSLKDSYCKKRGNFGSNKCNSMEYNHNFLHKIPVNISSRKFSTASTAGLASWNPRLSGISADSKICARSRKAWEEATNKIQESKMICNGLNRFHQSNSSYESNTLSSNDFEAVPKNLRCNIELQGRGGPASPSVLNNSNVFVDTEEFCTQSIVSSLDTAEAAVPIINGNHGLDTTAKAAANTTSTRQEYRTTKSKLKDKLCSIYEDILVVDNISLAEKVAKMLTVNYRHLIHACDTEVAKIDVKQETPVDHGEIICFSIYSGPEADFGGGKSCIWVDVLDGGGQEIFDKFAKFFKDPSIKKVWHNYSFDCHVIENYGFKVSGFYADTMHMARLWDSSRRWVGGYSLEALTGDKEVMSRTTLTCEKDLIGKVSMKTIFGQKKVKKDGSEGKIINIAPVEVLQRDERIPWICYSSLDARSTLKLYESLKNHLSDMPWKFDGVCVSNKTMYDFYKEYWQPFGELLVKMESEGVLVDQFHLQEIEKVAKAQQEAAVNRFRKWASRYCPDAKYMNVGSDVQLRILLFGGTVNRRNHDEMIPTERIFKIPNVDKVIEEGKKTPTKYRDIKLTSIGYPLRTEMYTSSGWPSVSGDALKVLAGKVSAEYDFDVFDDDCDLELDDDFRNSYQTEVKPVEIEKSAYGTALAAFPTMEEGREACHAIASLCEVCSIDSLISNFILPLQGRNILGKDHRIHCSININTETGRLSARRPSLQNQPALEKDRYKIRQAFIAAPGNSLIVADYGQLELRILAHLANCKSMLEAFEAGGDFHSRTAMNMYPYICDAVNEKQVLLEWHPQPGEDKPPVPLLKDAFASERRKAKMLNFSIAYGKTPIGLSKDWKVSVKEAKKTVDLWYNDRKEVLKWQEERKKEALESSCVYTLLGRCRRFPSVDQATNYQKGHIERAAINTPVQGSAADVAMCAMLQIWNNEQLKDLGWKLLLQVHDEVILEGPTESAEVAKAIVVECMSKPFNGKNILKVGLSVDAKCAQNWYAGK